DNA sequence from the Thermovirga sp. genome:
CAGGATAAGGGGGTACAAAGCGGGACGCTTCAGCTTCAATGTAAGGGGCGGCCGTTGTGAGGCATGCAGAGGGGACGGCGAAGTTCGTATTTCGATGCTTTTCATGCCCGACGTCTATGTCAAGTGCGAGGTTTGCCACGGAAAGCGATATAACAGGGAAACGCTGGATATCAAGTACAAGGAAAAGAACATAGCGGAAGTCCTGGATATGACCGTAGACGAAGCCAGTGCGTTTTTTCGCGATATCCCCAGGATATCGCGGAGACTGTCCGTTCTCCAGGAGGCCGGATTGGGGTATATACGCCTCGGGCAACCGGCCCCCACGCTCAGCGGGGGGGAAGCTCAGAGGGTCAAACTCGCCGAAGAACTGGGCAAGCATTTCCGAGGACATACGCTTTATCTGCTCGATGAGCCCACCACAGGACTTCATTACCTCGATGTCAGGAAACTGCTCGTCCTCCTCCAGAAGATCGTCGACCAGGGCAACACAGTTTTGTTGATCGAACACAACCTGGATGTCCTCGCCTCGGCGGATCACATCATCGACCTTGGCCCGGAAGGCGGTTACCAGGGTGGAACCGTCGTGACGGCGGGTTCTCCCAGAGAGATCGTCCGAATAGGGAGAGGCTATACGGCCCGCCACCTGGGAGAATTCCTGAGCAGCCGTGAAGGGGAGGGGATCTAATGTCCATTGACGCCGAAGAAATTGTTCAAAGCGGCGGAGACCTGGTCTTTGGGAAGAATGCGGTGAGGGCCATCATTGAATCCCTCCCGGGTAACTGCTCAATGGTTTTCCTCTCGGAGAAGACTCCTCCCAATGAAAGGGAGCGACTCATAGAAACCTGTAAAAAAGCCGGGATAGGGTGGCAGGTGGTAGGGGCCGCCGTGATCGATAAGGTTTGCCCCGGGGTCCGCCATCAGGGTGTCGTTGCCAGGGTCTTGTCCGTAGAGTTGATGGACCAGGCAAGTTTTTTCCAAAATTTAGCAATCACCGGGGGCTCTGCCTTGGTCATTTTCGTTGACCATGTCCAGGATCCCCAGAACCTTGGAGCCCTAGCCAGGTCCGCCGAGGTTTTTGGCGCCGCGGGGATTGTCATTCCCAAAAGGCGTTCCGCGCTGCCCACTTCGACCGTTATGAGGACCAGTTCGGGGGCCATCGCGAGAGTCCCCGTAGTGGGGGTCGTGAACGCCGTCAGGGCGCTGAGAGAGTTCAAGGAAAAGGGATTCTGGACAGTTGGACTGGACCATCGTGCAGAAGGGGTACTTTGGGAGTGCGAAATCCCGGAAAAGACAGTCCTCGTCGTGGGCAGCGAGGACCGGGGAATCTCAAGGCTGGTCCGTGAAAACTGCGATTTCCTGGTGAGAATCCCTATGGTGGGCCGCACGGGGTCGCTCAATGCCGCTACGGCCGGAGCTATCGGCATGTATGAATGGAACAGAACCGTTTCGCAAGACCGTAAAAGTTTGTCAAGGGACGATAGGACCGAGAGAAAGCCTTGCCGAGCCCTTGTTGACAAGCATCGAGGCCACGGGTAGAATGCAACACGCTTGGGTGGTTAGTTCAGAGGAAGAACGCTTCCTTGACGCGGAAGAGGTCGCAGGTTCGAGTCCTGCACCACCCACCACTTGATGATTCCGACTTTTCCCTTATCCTGCTTCAAGGCTGATTAGACGGGGGAAAGCCTTTCAAATTAGAGGTCGATGGCCCCCAGAGTCTTTGCTCTCTTCCCCGTAATGCGAGGGAGAGGGCTTTTTTTGTCCCTGACCAGGAGATAGGGAGTCTCACTATGCCGGGAACGGACGGCTTGGCCAGCCCAGAGCCTCCCGGTGACGAGGAGGATTTCAGGTCCCATGCTGAAAAGGCCGAGGGTTTTGCCCTATAATCAGATGACGGGTGAGGAGGGGCAATATGATAAAAGGCATAGGCATTGATATGTGCAGCATCTCCCGTCTGGGGAATGCTTTGGACACCCCCGCCTTCATGGAAAAGGTTTTCACCGAAAGAGAAAAGGATTATGCCTTGTCCAGGGAAGGAAAAACGAGGCACCTTGCCTCCGCCTTCGCCGCCAAGGAGGCCTTTGCCAAGGCCGGAGGCTGGGCTTTGGGACGTGTCGGTCTGAAGAATGTCTCCCTCGAACGCAGGGAAGGCGCGCCCTTCCTGTCAATCCAGGGCAACGCCGAATCACTGATGCAATCCCTGGGCGTCCGTAGCGCCCATGTCAGCGTGACCCATGAGGGAGATTACGCCGTGGCAGTGGTTGTACTTGAGGGGTGAGCTATCTTGTTTCTCTACGATGCCGAGGAT
Encoded proteins:
- a CDS encoding ATP-binding cassette domain-containing protein; its protein translation is VPIPLGRLVCISGVSGSGKSTLLNEVLFKGLKRKLDRNYRNRAGKHRDLVGWEALKNVVMIDQTPIGRTPRSNPATYTQLFTPIRELFASMPESRIRGYKAGRFSFNVRGGRCEACRGDGEVRISMLFMPDVYVKCEVCHGKRYNRETLDIKYKEKNIAEVLDMTVDEASAFFRDIPRISRRLSVLQEAGLGYIRLGQPAPTLSGGEAQRVKLAEELGKHFRGHTLYLLDEPTTGLHYLDVRKLLVLLQKIVDQGNTVLLIEHNLDVLASADHIIDLGPEGGYQGGTVVTAGSPREIVRIGRGYTARHLGEFLSSREGEGI
- the rlmB gene encoding 23S rRNA (guanosine(2251)-2'-O)-methyltransferase RlmB, encoding MSIDAEEIVQSGGDLVFGKNAVRAIIESLPGNCSMVFLSEKTPPNERERLIETCKKAGIGWQVVGAAVIDKVCPGVRHQGVVARVLSVELMDQASFFQNLAITGGSALVIFVDHVQDPQNLGALARSAEVFGAAGIVIPKRRSALPTSTVMRTSSGAIARVPVVGVVNAVRALREFKEKGFWTVGLDHRAEGVLWECEIPEKTVLVVGSEDRGISRLVRENCDFLVRIPMVGRTGSLNAATAGAIGMYEWNRTVSQDRKSLSRDDRTERKPCRALVDKHRGHG
- the acpS gene encoding holo-ACP synthase, whose amino-acid sequence is MIKGIGIDMCSISRLGNALDTPAFMEKVFTEREKDYALSREGKTRHLASAFAAKEAFAKAGGWALGRVGLKNVSLERREGAPFLSIQGNAESLMQSLGVRSAHVSVTHEGDYAVAVVVLEG